A window of the Electrophorus electricus isolate fEleEle1 chromosome 11, fEleEle1.pri, whole genome shotgun sequence genome harbors these coding sequences:
- the LOC118242207 gene encoding gastrula zinc finger protein XlCGF49.1-like has protein sequence MPDPASYLMSCSVNCNTEMSQSIKTENSQSVTTDLVHIAVAHMAERSSSLDQNENGHLFSSNRQSFPEGLLAPQELCSGEKVFLPVLPLNHFSQSERLQAHESLHANKPHCCVYCGKSFAQVGHLKVHMLSHQGKKPLSCSQCNKTFVHNFELKDHYQRQHSGERPHVCHVCGKGFTRLSNFKQHQNIHTREKLFNCTHCGMRFNRSTHLRIHLRRHSRVGKSCHCRQCGKTFVCLKQLKGHLLKVHGTVMN, from the coding sequence ATGCCAGATCCAGCTTCATATTTAATGTCCTGTTCAGTGAATTGTAACACAGAGATGTCTCAAAGCATCAAGACTGAGAATAGTCAGTCAGTCACCACAGACCTCGTTCACATCGCTGTGGCTCACATGGCAGAGAGATCCAGTTCACTTGACCAGAATGAAAATGGACACTTGTTTAGTTCAAATAGACAGAGTTTTCCAGAAGGTCTTTTGGCTCCTCAAGAGCTCTGTTCAGGTGAGAAAGTATTCCTCCCTGTCCTGCCTCTAAACCATTTTTCCCAGAGCGAGCGCCTTCAGGCGCACGAAAGTCTTCATGCCAACAAGCCACACTGTTGCGTCTACTGTGGAAAATCGTTTGCTCAAGTGGGCCACTTGAAGGTTCACATGCTTAGCCACCAGGGTAAGAAGCCCCTGAGCTGCTCCCAGTGCAACAAAACCTTCGTTCACAACTTTGAGCTGAAGGACCACTACCAGCGGCAGCATTCGGGCGAGAGACCACACGTCTGCCATGTGTGTGGCAAAGGCTTCACCAGGCTGAGCAACTTCAAGCAACACCAGAACATCCACACGCGGGAGAAACTCTTCAACTGCACCCACTGCGGCATGAGGTTCAATAGATCCACGCACCTGAGAATCCATCTCAGGAGGCACAGCCGAGTGGGAAAGAGTTGCCACTGCCGCCAGTGTGGGAAGACCTTTGTGTGCCTGAAGCAACTGAAGGGCCATCTGCTCAAAGTACATGGAACAGTCATGAATTGA
- the si:ch73-109d9.1 gene encoding uncharacterized protein si:ch73-109d9.1 isoform X2, whose translation MSDTLVVTFQAQLSIVMETILKSAMMEITRLVEDSFVEEVSRGKQEVALLMRRLQFAENKLKERRVRCADCGRATASSERTADHTEETLTGTDTLCVSLSLREQSEKRPTFSEVWRSDESLDLHISTEARARTEKTDTLEQSGKQDSASNNTAQLPPSVLQKLVPSAAVTRIHDPCTDLKPRESHCKTPVIDLSPIKDTDSAQSRLIQNGIGDSGCGELASSLSGPTVKSELEPDPVPIKEEEEMLPVWDYSDGSGPAETDQSHRGIGGPWNREETQLVQMAPENPATELVRMYPTNRQRTFSVVAREILTQFQVWQRACYSRNIEWGPITAKIISALPYLSGRETEVIVRCTKMLHNRRDYLRRRAKLGGNVL comes from the exons atgtcagaCACCCTCGTCGTCACCTTCCAGGCTCAACTCTCCATCGTCATGGAAACGATTCTCAAGTCAGCCATGATGGAGATCACTCGGCTGGTGGAGGACAGTTTTGTGGAGGAAGTGAGTCGTGGCAAACAGGAGGTGGCATTGCTTATGCGAAGGTTGCAGTTTGCAGAGAATAAACTGAAAGAGAGGAGAGTTCGATGTGCAGACTGTGGAAGAGCCACGGCAAGCAGTGAGAGGACTGCAGATCACACGGAAGAGACACTAACAG GTACAGATACCCTGTGTGTGAGCCTGAGCCTGAGAGAGCAGTCTGAGAAAAGACCCACATTCAGTGAGGTGTGGAGGTCTGATGAGAGTCTGGATTTGCATATATCCACAGAGGCACGCGCTCGCACGGAGAAGACAGACACGCTCGAACAAAGTGGGAAACAGGACTCAGCATCTaataacacagcacaactgCCTCCGAGTGTTTTACAGAAATTAGTGCCCAGTGCAGCAGTTACGAGAATCCATGATCCATGTACTGACTTAAAACCCAGAGAAAGTCACTGCAAGACACCTGTGATAGACTTAAGTCCCATCAAAGATACAGACTCTGCCCAGTCTAGACTAATACAAAATGGTATAGGGGACAGTGGGTGTGGTGAGTTGGCATCTTCTCTGTCTGGCCCCACTGTGAAGTCCGAGTTAGAGCCGGATCCGGTTCCCAttaaagaagaggaggagatgcTCCCAGTGTGGGACTACAGTGATGGCAGCGGTCCTGCAGAAACGGATCAGAGTCACAGAGGGATCGGAGGACCCTGGAATCGTGAGGAGACACAG TTGGTCCAAATGGCTCCTGAAAACCCTGCAACAGAACTGGTCAGAATGTACcccacaaacagacagagaacgTTCAGT GTGGTGGCAAGAGAGATTCTAACACAGTTTCAGGTGTGGCAGAGGGCATGCTACAGCCGAAACATTGAATGGGGTCCAATTACTgcaaag ATCATATCTGCTTTACCGTATTTATCAGGAAGGGAGACGGAAGTGATTGTACGTTGTACAAAAATGCTGCATAATCGCAGAGATTACCTTCGAAGGAGGGCCAAG CTTGGTGGAAATGTCTTGTGA
- the si:ch73-109d9.1 gene encoding uncharacterized protein si:ch73-109d9.1 isoform X1, protein MSDTLVVTFQAQLSIVMETILKSAMMEITRLVEDSFVEEVSRGKQEVALLMRRLQFAENKLKERRVRCADCGRATASSERTADHTEETLTGTDTLCVSLSLREQSEKRPTFSEVWRSDESLDLHISTEARARTEKTDTLEQSGKQDSASNNTAQLPPSVLQKLVPSAAVTRIHDPCTDLKPRESHCKTPVIDLSPIKDTDSAQSRLIQNGIGDSGCGELASSLSGPTVKSELEPDPVPIKEEEEMLPVWDYSDGSGPAETDQSHRGIGGPWNREETQLVQMAPENPATELVRMYPTNRQRTFSVVAREILTQFQVWQRACYSRNIEWGPITAKIISALPYLSGRETEVIVRCTKMLHNRRDYLRRRAKDASLERNALPVEQRYLVQLQRGDIQHVNL, encoded by the exons atgtcagaCACCCTCGTCGTCACCTTCCAGGCTCAACTCTCCATCGTCATGGAAACGATTCTCAAGTCAGCCATGATGGAGATCACTCGGCTGGTGGAGGACAGTTTTGTGGAGGAAGTGAGTCGTGGCAAACAGGAGGTGGCATTGCTTATGCGAAGGTTGCAGTTTGCAGAGAATAAACTGAAAGAGAGGAGAGTTCGATGTGCAGACTGTGGAAGAGCCACGGCAAGCAGTGAGAGGACTGCAGATCACACGGAAGAGACACTAACAG GTACAGATACCCTGTGTGTGAGCCTGAGCCTGAGAGAGCAGTCTGAGAAAAGACCCACATTCAGTGAGGTGTGGAGGTCTGATGAGAGTCTGGATTTGCATATATCCACAGAGGCACGCGCTCGCACGGAGAAGACAGACACGCTCGAACAAAGTGGGAAACAGGACTCAGCATCTaataacacagcacaactgCCTCCGAGTGTTTTACAGAAATTAGTGCCCAGTGCAGCAGTTACGAGAATCCATGATCCATGTACTGACTTAAAACCCAGAGAAAGTCACTGCAAGACACCTGTGATAGACTTAAGTCCCATCAAAGATACAGACTCTGCCCAGTCTAGACTAATACAAAATGGTATAGGGGACAGTGGGTGTGGTGAGTTGGCATCTTCTCTGTCTGGCCCCACTGTGAAGTCCGAGTTAGAGCCGGATCCGGTTCCCAttaaagaagaggaggagatgcTCCCAGTGTGGGACTACAGTGATGGCAGCGGTCCTGCAGAAACGGATCAGAGTCACAGAGGGATCGGAGGACCCTGGAATCGTGAGGAGACACAG TTGGTCCAAATGGCTCCTGAAAACCCTGCAACAGAACTGGTCAGAATGTACcccacaaacagacagagaacgTTCAGT GTGGTGGCAAGAGAGATTCTAACACAGTTTCAGGTGTGGCAGAGGGCATGCTACAGCCGAAACATTGAATGGGGTCCAATTACTgcaaag ATCATATCTGCTTTACCGTATTTATCAGGAAGGGAGACGGAAGTGATTGTACGTTGTACAAAAATGCTGCATAATCGCAGAGATTACCTTCGAAGGAGGGCCAAG GATGCCTCCTTGGAGAGAAATGCTTTACCTGTGGAGCAGAGATATCTTGTTCAACTTCAAAGAGGTGACATTCAACATGTAAACCTGTAA